In the genome of Pseudomonas protegens, one region contains:
- a CDS encoding aldo/keto reductase, giving the protein MSQPTLHDLHRPFGSTGLMVSPLGLGTVKLGRDQGVKYPNGFQIPDDQEARMLLKLTRDLGINLIDTAPAYGRSEERLGPLLRGQRQEWVIVSKVGEEFADGVSRHDFSAAHTRLSVERSLQRLETDFIDLVLVHSDGNDLAILEQCEVYQTLAQLKQEGKIRGFGFSGKTVDGGLKALEQGDCAMVTYNLNEQAERAVIDYAAAQHKGILVKKALASGHVCLSPDTDPVRASFELLFDRPGVASAIVGTINPLHLAHNVATVAQVLGSVRV; this is encoded by the coding sequence ATGAGCCAGCCAACCCTGCACGACCTGCATCGTCCCTTCGGCAGCACCGGGCTGATGGTTTCGCCCCTGGGTCTGGGCACGGTCAAGCTGGGCCGTGACCAGGGCGTGAAATACCCCAACGGTTTCCAGATCCCCGACGACCAGGAAGCGCGCATGCTGCTCAAGCTGACCCGCGACCTGGGCATCAACCTGATCGACACCGCTCCGGCCTACGGCCGCAGCGAAGAACGCCTGGGCCCGCTGCTGCGGGGCCAGCGCCAGGAATGGGTGATCGTCAGCAAGGTCGGCGAGGAGTTTGCCGACGGCGTGTCCCGCCACGATTTCAGCGCCGCCCACACTCGACTGTCCGTGGAACGCAGCCTGCAACGCCTGGAAACCGACTTCATCGACCTGGTGCTGGTGCATTCCGACGGCAACGACCTGGCGATCCTCGAACAGTGCGAGGTCTACCAGACCCTGGCGCAGCTCAAGCAGGAGGGCAAGATCCGCGGCTTCGGCTTCTCCGGCAAGACCGTCGACGGCGGTTTGAAGGCTCTGGAGCAAGGCGATTGCGCCATGGTTACCTACAATCTGAACGAACAGGCCGAGCGGGCAGTCATTGATTACGCCGCCGCCCAGCACAAGGGCATCCTGGTGAAGAAGGCCCTGGCCAGCGGCCACGTGTGCCTGAGCCCGGACACCGACCCGGTGCGGGCCAGCTTCGAATTGCTGTTTGACCGGCCCGGTGTCGCCAGTGCTATTGTCGGGACCATCAATCCGCTGCACCTGGCCCATAACGTGGCGACCGTGGCACAGGTTCTAGGGTCCGTTCGCGTTTAG
- a CDS encoding metal ABC transporter ATPase, giving the protein MSRPLIRKNPSNFKTLPLFVEATPESLCYQSVGMPLNFAQTLQRRRAVTVADNQRFALELANLGVSVRLTLHWQNRDYWVLVRQRRQDRGDVVLKLISGYVPAHELNLPLLTAIQEIAEECLLETPEGWLGGRFNDTWLPAPYAGALHYREALPFRLTPLSGAARPVRCANLQLLERPQAYVHLPTASLQLIYDLRLEVPKEAKSLSLFHVDERLEGDQLVARLDRKRPDLYLMPLENGEPCAELYTLKKDQLYPASTRGLFLAESFAQQEGWVVREERIRWKDWLRQRGLSEPAKDSKLSRLTGKARQILGKMVPAKARRQG; this is encoded by the coding sequence ATGTCGCGACCGCTGATTAGAAAGAACCCCAGCAACTTCAAGACCCTGCCACTGTTCGTCGAGGCGACTCCCGAAAGCCTGTGCTACCAGAGCGTCGGCATGCCGCTGAACTTCGCCCAGACCCTGCAGCGTCGGCGCGCGGTGACCGTGGCTGACAACCAGCGTTTCGCCCTGGAGCTGGCCAACCTCGGGGTCTCGGTGCGCCTGACCCTGCATTGGCAGAACCGCGATTACTGGGTACTGGTACGCCAGCGCCGCCAGGATCGCGGCGACGTGGTGCTCAAGCTGATCTCCGGCTACGTGCCGGCTCACGAGCTGAACCTGCCGCTGCTTACCGCCATCCAGGAAATCGCCGAGGAATGCCTGCTGGAGACCCCCGAAGGCTGGCTCGGCGGACGCTTCAACGACACCTGGCTGCCCGCGCCCTATGCCGGTGCCCTGCACTACCGCGAGGCCCTGCCCTTTCGCCTGACGCCACTGTCCGGCGCGGCGCGTCCGGTGCGTTGCGCCAACCTGCAACTGCTCGAGCGTCCCCAGGCCTATGTGCACCTGCCCACCGCATCGCTGCAGCTGATCTACGACCTGCGCCTGGAGGTGCCCAAGGAAGCCAAGTCCCTGAGCCTGTTCCACGTCGATGAACGCCTGGAGGGCGATCAACTGGTGGCCAGGCTCGACCGCAAGCGCCCGGACCTGTACCTGATGCCCCTGGAGAACGGCGAACCCTGCGCCGAGCTCTACACCCTGAAGAAGGACCAGCTGTACCCGGCGAGCACCCGTGGCCTGTTCCTGGCAGAAAGCTTCGCCCAGCAGGAAGGCTGGGTGGTGCGTGAGGAGCGGATTCGCTGGAAGGACTGGCTCAGGCAGCGGGGCCTGAGTGAACCTGCGAAGGATTCGAAACTCTCACGCCTGACCGGCAAGGCCCGGCAGATCCTTGGCAAGATGGTTCCGGCCAAGGCCAGGCGCCAGGGCTGA
- the hldE gene encoding bifunctional D-glycero-beta-D-manno-heptose-7-phosphate kinase/D-glycero-beta-D-manno-heptose 1-phosphate adenylyltransferase HldE → MKLSMPRFDQAPVLVVGDVMLDRYWHGGTSRISPEAPVPVVKVEQIEDRPGGAANVALNIAALGAPASLVGVTGDDEAADSLANSLKGAGVRALFQRIAHQPTIVKLRVMSRHQQLLRIDFEEPFATDALALAAEVDALLDGIKVLVLSDYGKGALRNHQVLIAAARARGIPVLADPKGKDFSIYRGASLITPNLSEFETIVGGCADEHELVSKGAKLMHDLELGALLVTRGEHGMTLLRPEHPPLHLPARAREVFDVTGAGDTVISTLAAAIAAGEELPHAVGLANLAAGIVVGKLGTAAISAPELRRAIQREEGSERGVLSLDQLLLAIDDARAHNEKIVFTNGCFDILHAGHVTYLEQARAQGDRLIVAINDDASVSRLKGPGRPINSVDRRMAVLAGLGAVDWVISFPEGTPENLLTQVRPDVLVKGGDYGIDQVVGADIVTAYGGTVKVLGLVENSSTTAIVEKIRKTDKAE, encoded by the coding sequence ATGAAGTTGTCCATGCCGCGATTCGATCAAGCCCCTGTCTTGGTGGTCGGCGATGTCATGCTCGACCGTTACTGGCATGGTGGTACCTCACGGATTTCCCCTGAGGCGCCGGTGCCGGTGGTCAAGGTCGAGCAAATCGAGGACCGCCCGGGTGGTGCCGCTAACGTTGCCCTGAACATTGCCGCTCTGGGCGCTCCGGCGTCTCTGGTGGGGGTGACCGGTGACGATGAGGCTGCCGACAGTCTGGCCAACAGCTTGAAGGGCGCAGGTGTACGGGCGCTGTTTCAGCGCATCGCTCATCAGCCGACCATCGTCAAGTTGCGGGTCATGAGCCGTCACCAGCAGTTGCTGCGTATCGATTTCGAAGAGCCCTTCGCCACTGACGCTCTGGCCCTGGCGGCCGAGGTCGATGCCCTGCTCGACGGGATCAAGGTGTTGGTGCTGTCCGACTACGGCAAGGGTGCGCTGCGTAACCATCAGGTGCTGATCGCGGCGGCGCGGGCGCGGGGCATTCCGGTGCTGGCCGACCCCAAGGGCAAGGATTTTTCCATCTATCGCGGCGCCAGCCTGATCACGCCGAATCTCAGCGAGTTCGAAACCATCGTCGGCGGCTGTGCCGATGAGCACGAGCTGGTGAGCAAGGGCGCCAAGCTGATGCACGATCTGGAGCTGGGAGCGCTGCTGGTGACCCGTGGCGAGCACGGCATGACCCTGCTGCGTCCGGAGCATCCACCCCTGCATCTGCCGGCTCGTGCCCGTGAAGTGTTCGATGTCACCGGTGCCGGGGATACGGTGATCTCTACCCTGGCCGCTGCCATTGCCGCCGGTGAAGAGCTGCCCCATGCCGTGGGCCTGGCCAATCTGGCGGCGGGCATCGTGGTCGGCAAGCTGGGGACGGCGGCTATCAGCGCCCCGGAATTGCGTCGGGCGATCCAGCGCGAGGAAGGTTCCGAGCGTGGGGTCCTGAGTCTCGATCAGCTGTTGCTGGCGATTGATGACGCCCGGGCGCACAACGAGAAGATTGTCTTCACCAATGGCTGCTTCGATATCCTCCACGCCGGGCACGTGACCTACCTGGAACAGGCTCGGGCTCAGGGTGATCGGCTGATCGTGGCGATCAACGATGATGCCTCGGTCAGCCGCCTCAAGGGGCCAGGACGTCCGATCAACAGTGTCGACCGGCGCATGGCGGTGCTGGCGGGATTGGGCGCCGTGGACTGGGTGATCAGCTTCCCTGAAGGCACTCCGGAAAACCTGTTGACCCAGGTGCGGCCGGATGTGCTGGTCAAGGGCGGGGACTATGGCATCGATCAGGTGGTGGGCGCCGATATCGTCACGGCGTATGGCGGCACGGTGAAGGTGCTGGGGCTGGTCGAGAACAGCTCGACCACCGCCATCGTCGAGAAGATCCGCAAGACCGACAAGGCCGAGTAA